The following are encoded together in the Citrobacter arsenatis genome:
- the lpxH gene encoding UDP-2,3-diacylglucosamine diphosphatase has translation MATLFIADLHLCTEEPAITAGFLRFLAGDARKADALYILGDLFEAWIGDDDPNPLHHEMAAAIKSLADSGVPCFFIHGNRDFLLGKRFARESGMTLLPEEKVLDLYGRKVLIMHGDTLCTDDAGYQAFRAKVHQPWLQKLFLALPLFVRQRIAAKMRANSKAANSSKSLEIMDVNPQAVVAEMEKDQVQWLIHGHTHRPAVHELTANSQPAFRVVLGAWHTEGSMVKVTADDVELIAFAF, from the coding sequence GTGGCGACACTGTTTATTGCAGATCTTCACCTCTGCACAGAAGAACCGGCGATCACCGCCGGTTTTCTGCGTTTTTTAGCTGGTGATGCGCGAAAGGCCGATGCGCTATACATTCTCGGCGACCTGTTTGAAGCCTGGATTGGCGACGACGATCCTAATCCGCTGCATCATGAAATGGCCGCGGCGATAAAATCACTGGCAGATTCCGGCGTCCCCTGCTTTTTCATTCACGGCAACCGTGATTTTCTACTCGGCAAACGTTTTGCCCGTGAGAGCGGCATGACCTTACTCCCGGAAGAAAAAGTGCTCGACCTGTATGGCCGCAAGGTACTGATCATGCATGGCGACACCTTGTGTACCGACGACGCAGGCTATCAGGCGTTTCGCGCCAAAGTGCATCAACCCTGGTTACAGAAGCTGTTCCTCGCCCTGCCGCTGTTCGTTCGCCAGCGCATCGCGGCGAAAATGCGCGCCAACAGCAAAGCGGCCAACAGCAGCAAGTCGCTGGAGATCATGGATGTGAATCCGCAGGCCGTAGTGGCCGAGATGGAAAAAGACCAGGTCCAGTGGTTAATTCACGGTCATACCCACCGCCCGGCAGTGCATGAACTGACAGCCAATAGCCAACCTGCGTTCCGCGTAGTATTAGGTGCATGGCACACCGAAGGTTCGATGGTTAAGGTCACTGCAGACGACGTTGAGCTAATCGCGTTTGCATTTTAA
- the ppiB gene encoding peptidylprolyl isomerase B — MVTFHTNHGDIVIKTFDDKAPETVKNFLDYCREGFYNNTIFHRVINGFMIQGGGFEPGMKQKATKEAIKNEANNGLKNTRGTLAMARTQAPHSATAQFFINVADNDFLNFSGESMQGWGYCVFAEVVEGMDVVDKIKGVSTGRSGMHQDVPKEDVIIENVTVSE, encoded by the coding sequence ATGGTTACTTTCCACACTAATCACGGCGATATCGTAATCAAAACGTTTGATGATAAAGCGCCTGAAACAGTTAAAAACTTCCTGGACTACTGCCGCGAAGGTTTTTACAACAACACCATTTTCCACCGTGTTATTAACGGTTTCATGATCCAGGGCGGTGGTTTCGAGCCGGGCATGAAGCAAAAAGCCACGAAAGAAGCGATCAAAAACGAAGCGAACAACGGTTTGAAAAACACCCGTGGTACGCTGGCGATGGCGCGTACTCAGGCTCCGCACTCCGCAACCGCACAGTTCTTCATCAACGTTGCAGACAACGACTTCCTGAACTTCTCTGGCGAAAGCATGCAGGGTTGGGGTTACTGCGTGTTCGCTGAAGTTGTTGAAGGCATGGACGTGGTTGATAAAATCAAAGGCGTTTCTACCGGTCGCAGCGGTATGCACCAGGATGTGCCAAAAGAAGACGTTATTATCGAAAACGTGACCGTCAGCGAGTAA
- the cysS gene encoding cysteine--tRNA ligase yields MLKIFNTLTRQKEEFKPIHAGEVGMYVCGITVYDLCHIGHGRTFVSFDVVARYLRFLGYKLKYVRNITDIDDKIIKRANENGESFVALVDRMIAEMHSDFDALNILRPDLEPRATHHIAEIIEITEQLIAKGHAYVADNGDVMFDVPTDPNYGQLSRQDLDQLQAGARVDVVDVKRNPMDFVLWKMSKEGEPSWPSPWGAGRPGWHIECSAMNCKQLGNHFDIHGGGSDLMFPHHENEIAQSTCAHDGEYVNYWMHSGMVMVDREKMSKSLGNFFTVRDVLKYYDAETIRYFLMSGHYRSQLNYSEENLKQARSALERLYTALRGTDKSVAPAGGEAFEARFIEAMDDDFNTPEAYSVLFDMAREVNRLKGEDVAAANGMAAHLRKLSSVLGLLEQDPEAFLQSGAQADDGEVAEIEALIQQRLDARKAKDWAAADAARDRLNEMGIVLEDGPQGTTWRRK; encoded by the coding sequence ATGTTAAAAATCTTTAATACACTGACGCGCCAAAAAGAGGAATTCAAACCTATTCATGCCGGGGAAGTCGGCATGTACGTGTGTGGTATTACCGTTTACGATCTCTGTCATATTGGTCACGGACGTACCTTCGTTTCTTTCGACGTCGTCGCGCGCTATCTGCGCTTCCTCGGCTATAAGCTGAAGTATGTGCGCAACATTACCGATATCGACGACAAAATTATCAAACGCGCGAACGAAAACGGCGAAAGCTTTGTCGCGCTGGTTGATCGTATGATCGCGGAAATGCATAGCGATTTTGACGCGCTGAATATTCTGCGCCCGGACCTGGAACCGCGCGCTACGCACCATATCGCTGAGATTATTGAAATCACTGAACAGCTGATTGCTAAAGGTCACGCTTACGTTGCTGATAACGGCGACGTGATGTTCGACGTACCAACTGACCCGAACTACGGTCAACTGTCACGTCAGGATCTGGATCAGCTGCAGGCAGGCGCACGCGTTGACGTGGTTGATGTTAAACGCAACCCGATGGACTTCGTGCTGTGGAAAATGTCCAAAGAGGGCGAACCGAGCTGGCCGTCTCCGTGGGGCGCAGGCCGTCCGGGCTGGCACATCGAATGTTCTGCAATGAACTGCAAACAGTTGGGTAATCATTTTGATATTCACGGCGGCGGTTCAGACCTGATGTTCCCGCACCATGAAAACGAAATCGCCCAGTCCACTTGTGCGCATGACGGTGAATACGTCAATTACTGGATGCACTCCGGGATGGTAATGGTTGACCGCGAGAAAATGTCCAAATCGCTGGGCAACTTCTTCACCGTGCGCGACGTGCTGAAATACTACGATGCCGAAACCATTCGCTACTTCCTGATGTCGGGTCATTACCGTAGCCAGTTGAACTACAGCGAAGAGAACCTGAAGCAGGCGCGTTCTGCGCTGGAGCGTTTGTACACTGCGCTGCGCGGTACCGACAAATCCGTTGCCCCTGCGGGTGGCGAAGCCTTTGAAGCACGCTTCATTGAAGCGATGGACGATGACTTTAACACGCCGGAAGCCTACTCCGTGCTGTTTGATATGGCGCGTGAGGTTAACCGTCTGAAGGGTGAAGATGTGGCGGCGGCGAACGGCATGGCTGCGCATCTGCGTAAGCTCTCCAGCGTGCTGGGCCTGTTGGAACAGGATCCCGAAGCGTTCCTGCAAAGCGGCGCGCAGGCGGATGACGGTGAAGTTGCCGAAATTGAAGCGTTAATCCAACAGCGTCTGGACGCCCGTAAGGCGAAAGACTGGGCGGCAGCCGACGCCGCGCGTGACCGTCTTAACGAGATGGGTATCGTGCTGGAAGACGGCCCGCAGGGCACCACCTGGCGTCGTAAGTAA
- a CDS encoding metal-dependent hydrolase has product MPTIVTHAAVPLCLGLGLGLKVIPPRLLFTGVILAMLPDADVLSFKFGVAYGNVFGHRGFTHSLLFAFVVPLLCVLIGRQWFKAGLIRCWLFLTVSLLSHSLLDSVTTGGKGVGWLWPWSDERFFAPWQVIKVAPFALSRYATPYGHQVIMSELMWVWLPGIVMMGVLWWYRKY; this is encoded by the coding sequence ATGCCAACAATCGTTACCCACGCGGCCGTTCCACTCTGTTTAGGGTTAGGTCTCGGACTTAAAGTCATCCCCCCGCGATTACTGTTTACTGGCGTCATTCTGGCTATGCTGCCGGACGCCGACGTACTGTCTTTTAAATTTGGCGTCGCCTACGGCAACGTGTTTGGTCACCGTGGTTTTACCCACTCACTGCTGTTTGCTTTTGTCGTGCCGCTGCTTTGCGTATTGATTGGCCGACAATGGTTTAAAGCCGGATTGATTCGCTGCTGGCTATTCCTGACGGTTTCACTGCTGTCGCACAGTCTGCTGGATTCGGTCACCACCGGCGGCAAAGGCGTCGGCTGGCTGTGGCCATGGTCGGATGAACGCTTTTTCGCGCCGTGGCAGGTGATTAAAGTCGCGCCGTTCGCGCTGTCACGCTACGCCACGCCGTACGGGCACCAGGTGATAATGTCGGAGTTGATGTGGGTATGGCTGCCGGGAATAGTAATGATGGGTGTGCTGTGGTGGTATCGGAAATATTAA
- the ybcJ gene encoding ribosome-associated protein YbcJ yields MATFSLGKHPHVELCDLLKLEGWSESGAQAKIAIGEGLVKVDGAVETRKRCKIVAGQTVSFEGHSINVVA; encoded by the coding sequence ATGGCCACATTTTCACTGGGTAAACACCCACACGTTGAACTCTGCGATTTGCTGAAGCTGGAAGGCTGGAGCGAAAGCGGCGCCCAGGCAAAAATTGCTATTGGCGAAGGGTTAGTGAAGGTCGATGGCGCTGTTGAAACGCGTAAACGCTGCAAAATCGTTGCCGGTCAGACCGTCAGCTTTGAAGGCCACAGCATTAACGTCGTAGCGTGA
- the folD gene encoding bifunctional methylenetetrahydrofolate dehydrogenase/methenyltetrahydrofolate cyclohydrolase FolD yields MAAKIIDGKTIAQQVRSEVAQKVQARLAAGLRAPGLAVVLVGSNPASQIYVASKRKACDEVGFVSRSYDLPETTSEAELLELIDTLNADTTIDGILVQLPLPAGIDNVKVLERIAPDKDVDGFHPYNVGRLCQRAPRLRPCTPRGIVTLLERYNIDTYGLNAVVIGASNIVGRPMSMELLLAGCTTTVTHRFTKDLRRHVEHADLLIVAVGKPGFIPGEWIKEGAIVIDVGINRLENGKVVGDVVFEDAAARASYITPVPGGVGPMTVATLIENTLQACVEYHDVKDV; encoded by the coding sequence ATGGCAGCAAAGATTATTGACGGTAAAACGATTGCGCAGCAGGTGCGCTCTGAGGTTGCTCAAAAAGTTCAGGCGCGTTTAGCGGCTGGATTACGCGCCCCAGGCCTGGCTGTTGTGCTGGTAGGTAGCAACCCGGCTTCGCAGATTTATGTTGCGAGTAAACGCAAAGCCTGTGACGAAGTGGGGTTTGTCTCCCGCTCCTATGACCTGCCTGAAACCACCAGCGAGGCGGAGCTTCTTGAGCTGATCGATACGCTCAATGCAGATACCACCATCGACGGTATCCTGGTTCAGCTGCCGTTACCTGCGGGTATCGACAACGTAAAAGTGCTGGAACGTATTGCGCCAGATAAAGACGTTGACGGTTTCCACCCGTATAACGTCGGTCGCCTGTGCCAGCGTGCGCCGCGCCTGCGTCCGTGTACCCCACGCGGCATCGTAACCCTGCTTGAGCGTTACAACATCGACACCTACGGTCTGAATGCCGTTGTCATTGGCGCGTCGAATATTGTCGGTCGCCCGATGAGTATGGAGCTGCTGCTGGCGGGCTGCACCACCACCGTCACCCACCGATTCACCAAGGATCTGCGTCGCCACGTAGAGCATGCTGACCTGCTGATTGTTGCCGTCGGCAAACCTGGCTTTATTCCCGGTGAGTGGATCAAAGAAGGTGCGATTGTGATTGATGTCGGCATCAACCGTCTGGAGAATGGTAAGGTTGTTGGCGATGTGGTCTTTGAAGATGCTGCCGCACGCGCGTCATACATCACGCCGGTTCCCGGCGGCGTAGGCCCAATGACAGTCGCCACACTTATCGAAAACACGCTGCAAGCGTGTGTTGAATATCATGATGTAAAGGACGTTTAA
- the fimA gene encoding type 1 fimbrial major subunit FimA → MKRKLMTSSVIASLMLVAGAAVAADPVSVSGGTVHFEGELVNAACAVSTQSSDQVVTLGQYRTASFAAVGDTTAQIPFSIVLNDCDPKVAATAAVAFSGQSDITNNNLLAVTSADNGTTASGVGIEILDNTSTALKPDGVTFSTAQALVEGTNTLRFSARYKATAASATPGQANADATFIMKYE, encoded by the coding sequence ATGAAACGTAAATTAATGACCTCTTCTGTTATTGCCAGCCTGATGTTAGTTGCGGGTGCTGCAGTTGCAGCCGATCCGGTAAGCGTCAGCGGCGGTACTGTGCATTTTGAAGGTGAACTGGTCAATGCAGCCTGTGCCGTCAGTACTCAGTCATCCGATCAGGTTGTCACCTTAGGCCAGTATCGTACCGCCAGTTTTGCCGCAGTGGGTGATACTACGGCACAAATCCCGTTCTCTATCGTACTGAACGACTGTGATCCGAAAGTTGCCGCAACCGCAGCCGTTGCTTTCTCTGGTCAGTCCGATATTACCAACAACAACCTGTTGGCCGTTACTTCCGCAGACAACGGTACCACTGCCAGCGGTGTTGGGATTGAAATTCTGGACAATACGTCCACCGCGCTGAAGCCGGATGGCGTTACTTTCTCTACCGCTCAGGCGCTGGTAGAAGGGACCAACACCCTGCGTTTCTCTGCGCGTTACAAAGCCACTGCCGCAAGCGCTACGCCGGGTCAGGCAAACGCCGACGCGACGTTCATCATGAAGTACGAATAA
- the fimI gene encoding type 1 fimbrial protein subunit FimI: MIGKGVALAGMLGVMPVFAHTVILESGQLHLRGQLVNGACTVATDSQNMRVQMGQYRTNAFSGTGSFASTSVPFSLRLTSCSSDVYDHVGIAFAGVTPAEDPQVFLASGDASAASGIGLALFDERQRQIIPNALPLHYAPIITQEMTFHFTARYRAVSENITPGMLRSDVWFTLVYP; this comes from the coding sequence ATGATAGGGAAAGGCGTGGCGCTGGCGGGAATGCTTGGCGTAATGCCCGTGTTTGCACATACGGTAATACTGGAAAGTGGCCAGCTACACTTACGGGGGCAGCTCGTCAACGGCGCCTGTACGGTCGCCACTGACAGTCAGAATATGCGCGTGCAAATGGGGCAGTATCGCACCAATGCGTTCTCCGGGACGGGAAGCTTTGCCTCTACCAGTGTACCGTTTTCACTGCGCTTAACCTCGTGTAGCTCTGATGTTTATGACCATGTAGGGATTGCGTTTGCGGGCGTGACGCCAGCGGAAGATCCGCAGGTTTTCCTTGCCAGCGGCGATGCGTCTGCGGCTTCGGGGATTGGTCTGGCGTTATTTGACGAGCGCCAACGGCAAATTATTCCCAATGCGCTGCCGCTTCATTATGCGCCGATTATAACGCAAGAGATGACCTTTCATTTCACTGCTCGTTATCGGGCTGTCTCGGAAAATATAACGCCGGGAATGCTTCGTTCAGACGTGTGGTTTACGTTGGTTTATCCCTGA
- the fimC gene encoding type 1 fimbria chaperone FimC, with translation MFNYLKSGFILLLALFSAASVQAAGGIALGATRVIYPADAKQTSLSISNSDTKERFLVNSWIENSTGVKEKSFVVTPPLFVSEPKTENTLRIIYAGEPLPKDRESLFWMNVKAIPSVNKNSLEGKNVLQLAILSRIKLFVRPNNLPQIPEDAPGMLTFSRSGNHLKINNPSAYYVTLVNLNVGKTKVDNVMVAPKSDAQVLLPTGVQGNVTFQTVNDYGAVTPAKTVSVR, from the coding sequence ATGTTTAATTATCTAAAATCAGGTTTTATCCTTTTACTGGCCTTATTTTCTGCTGCCAGTGTTCAGGCTGCCGGTGGGATTGCATTAGGTGCCACTCGTGTTATTTATCCAGCCGATGCTAAACAAACGTCCCTGTCTATTAGCAATAGCGATACTAAAGAACGTTTCCTGGTAAATTCATGGATCGAAAATAGCACAGGCGTTAAAGAAAAATCATTTGTGGTTACGCCTCCGCTGTTTGTCAGTGAGCCCAAAACCGAAAACACGCTACGTATCATCTATGCCGGTGAACCCCTGCCCAAAGACCGTGAATCGCTGTTCTGGATGAACGTGAAGGCCATTCCGTCAGTCAATAAAAACAGCCTTGAGGGCAAAAACGTTCTGCAACTGGCGATTCTGTCACGCATCAAGCTATTCGTTCGACCCAATAATCTGCCGCAAATTCCGGAAGATGCGCCAGGGATGTTGACGTTTTCCCGTTCCGGCAACCACCTGAAAATCAACAATCCGTCAGCGTATTACGTCACGTTGGTCAATCTCAATGTGGGGAAGACGAAGGTCGATAACGTGATGGTCGCGCCAAAAAGCGATGCGCAGGTTCTGCTGCCAACGGGCGTTCAGGGCAACGTTACATTCCAGACGGTCAATGATTATGGCGCGGTGACTCCGGCCAAAACGGTTAGCGTGCGTTGA
- a CDS encoding fimbrial biogenesis usher protein, translating into MNKTTYFPDLLPGVTPPLAGVALSTLAALFPSLSHGESYFNPAFLSADTATVADLSRFEKGNHQPEGVYRVDIWRNDEFVATQDIRFATSAGKAGENSGGLMPCFGLDWVKRLGVNVAAFPALSKDPNNTCINLPEAIPGSEIAFDFSTLRLNVSLPQASMLNSARGYIPPEEWDEGIPAALVNYSFTGSRGSDTDSYFLSMLSGLNYGPWRLRNNGAWSYSKGDGYHSQSWKNIGTWLQRAIIPLKGELVMGDSNTGNDVFDSVGFRGARLYSSDSMYPDSLQGYAPTVRGIARTAAKLTIRQNGYVIYQSYVSPGAFSITDLNPTSSSGDLEVTVDEKDGSQQRYTVPYSTVPLLQREGRFKYDVVAGDFRSGNSQQSSPFFFQGTLIAGLPEGYTAYGGTQLASRYTAVVLGTGRNLGDWGAVSVDLTHARSQLADDSTHQGQSLRFLYAKSLNNFGTNFQLLGYRYSTRGFYTLDDVAYRSMEGYEYEYDSEGNRHDVPDVKSYHNLSYSKKGRFQINISQNLGDYGSLYVSGSQQTYWNTSDTNTWYQLGYASGWQGISYSLSWSWNESVGISDTDRILAFNMSVPFSLLSGRRYSRDNALDRTYATFNANRNSDGQNSWQSGIGGTLLDGRNLSYSVNQGHSSTNGYSGNASANWQAAYGTLGVGYNYDRDQHDYNWQLSGGVIGHADGITLSQPLGDTNVLIKAPGAQGVRIENQTGVQTDWRGYAVMPYATVYRYNRVALDPNSMNNNTDVENNVSSVVPTQGALVRAAFDTRIGVRALITAIHAGKPVPFGSVVRENTSGVTSMVGEDGQIYLSGLPLKGELLIQWGEGANARCMARYVLPEESLKQAVTLTNVTCESPSARQE; encoded by the coding sequence ATGAATAAGACAACGTATTTTCCTGACCTGTTACCGGGGGTTACGCCACCGCTGGCGGGGGTGGCGTTGTCCACGCTGGCGGCGCTCTTTCCCTCTTTAAGCCATGGGGAAAGCTATTTTAATCCGGCTTTTTTATCTGCGGATACGGCAACCGTGGCGGATTTATCTCGTTTTGAAAAAGGTAATCACCAGCCTGAAGGCGTGTACCGCGTGGATATCTGGCGCAACGATGAGTTTGTCGCCACTCAAGATATTCGCTTTGCCACCAGTGCGGGAAAAGCCGGAGAGAATTCCGGCGGGCTGATGCCATGCTTTGGACTCGACTGGGTGAAGCGTCTTGGCGTTAATGTCGCCGCATTTCCTGCGCTCAGTAAAGATCCGAACAATACCTGTATCAATCTGCCTGAAGCGATTCCAGGCAGCGAAATCGCGTTTGATTTTTCTACCCTGCGCCTCAACGTTAGCCTGCCACAGGCGTCGATGCTGAACAGCGCACGCGGCTATATTCCGCCGGAAGAGTGGGATGAAGGGATCCCGGCTGCGCTGGTGAACTACAGCTTTACCGGCAGCCGCGGCAGTGACACTGACAGCTATTTCCTGAGTATGCTCAGTGGTCTGAACTATGGCCCCTGGCGGCTGAGAAACAACGGCGCATGGAGCTATTCCAAGGGCGATGGATACCACTCACAAAGCTGGAAAAACATCGGTACATGGCTTCAGCGCGCGATTATCCCGCTGAAGGGCGAACTGGTGATGGGTGACAGCAACACCGGAAACGACGTTTTTGACAGCGTCGGGTTTCGTGGTGCGCGGCTCTATTCCTCAGACAGTATGTATCCCGATAGCTTACAGGGCTATGCGCCTACTGTTCGTGGCATTGCGCGTACCGCAGCGAAACTGACCATTCGTCAGAATGGCTATGTGATTTATCAAAGCTATGTTTCACCCGGTGCTTTTTCGATAACCGATCTCAACCCGACGTCATCCAGCGGTGACCTTGAGGTTACGGTGGATGAGAAAGACGGCAGCCAGCAACGCTATACGGTGCCGTACTCTACGGTGCCCTTATTACAGCGAGAAGGGCGTTTTAAATATGACGTGGTCGCTGGGGATTTTCGCAGCGGCAACAGCCAGCAATCCTCACCGTTCTTTTTCCAGGGAACATTAATCGCTGGGTTACCAGAAGGCTACACCGCATACGGTGGTACGCAGTTAGCCTCACGCTATACGGCGGTGGTTTTAGGTACAGGCCGAAACCTGGGAGATTGGGGGGCGGTTTCTGTCGATCTAACCCATGCGCGCAGCCAACTGGCGGATGACAGTACGCACCAGGGGCAGTCTTTGCGTTTCTTGTATGCGAAATCGTTGAACAATTTTGGCACTAACTTCCAGCTGTTGGGATATCGCTACTCTACGCGTGGCTTCTATACCCTCGACGATGTCGCGTATCGCAGTATGGAAGGCTATGAGTACGAATACGACAGTGAGGGTAATCGCCACGATGTGCCCGATGTGAAGAGTTACCACAACCTGAGCTACAGCAAAAAGGGCCGTTTCCAGATAAACATTTCGCAGAATCTGGGGGATTACGGATCGCTGTATGTCTCGGGTAGTCAGCAAACGTACTGGAATACGTCAGACACCAATACCTGGTATCAACTGGGCTATGCCAGCGGTTGGCAGGGGATTAGCTATTCACTCTCCTGGTCGTGGAATGAATCGGTTGGCATCTCCGACACCGACCGTATTCTGGCGTTCAATATGTCAGTGCCGTTCAGCCTGCTCAGCGGACGACGTTACTCACGAGATAACGCCCTCGATCGTACCTACGCCACCTTTAACGCCAACCGTAATAGCGACGGACAAAATAGCTGGCAGAGCGGGATCGGCGGTACATTGCTGGATGGACGCAACCTGAGCTATAGCGTGAATCAGGGGCACAGCAGCACCAATGGCTACAGCGGAAACGCCAGCGCCAACTGGCAGGCGGCCTATGGCACGCTGGGCGTGGGATACAACTACGACCGCGACCAGCATGACTATAACTGGCAGCTCTCCGGCGGCGTGATCGGGCATGCGGACGGCATTACGCTCAGTCAGCCTTTAGGTGATACCAACGTGCTGATTAAAGCGCCTGGCGCGCAGGGTGTACGGATAGAGAACCAAACCGGCGTTCAAACCGACTGGCGTGGATACGCGGTGATGCCGTATGCCACCGTCTATCGCTATAACCGGGTCGCGCTAGACCCTAATTCCATGAACAACAATACCGATGTGGAGAATAACGTCAGCAGCGTAGTGCCAACGCAAGGTGCGCTGGTGCGAGCGGCGTTTGATACACGAATCGGTGTGCGGGCGCTGATTACCGCGATACATGCCGGTAAACCCGTGCCGTTTGGCTCCG